ttcattagtaATTATAACAAGGTGTCGTAAATCTTCAGGGAGACGTAATGAGAGGAATAAAGTAAGAAATTTAAACATGAGGTATATGAGACTAAAAATTATCACAAGGTTTAGGAAAAATTAcctaaaaattattacatttaCCATTATcacaaaattcattgattgacACTATGCATTATTGATTAACTGAAGAAGAAAGTAGATTTGAGAACACTATTAAGGTCGAAGCAGCCCTTCGTCGGTAGAGAAGTCAGGGTATGCTTCAATTTTCTCATTGAAAGGTCGAATTCAAGGTCTTTCTTGTGTTCCAGATCActgcaaataaataaagtaatttaaaaaatagtagattatgtATTGAGGTGATAAAGGTATCATTCCACGAACGTGGCTTTATAATTCGAGCTGACGGTGAGAATTATAATTACACGAGTTGcatcattttttacttttattccCATACactatatattattttatattattgggCCCGAAAACCGCGATTTATCCGAGGGAGGCGAAATTAGAATCGCGGTTCATCAGGCCTAGTGATATAACATTACATTACTCATGCGTAGAAATAATGTGTAGTAATATGACGTACTCATGATGTGTCCCGATGTAATGTTTGACGAAGAAGTCGGACAGATTTTCGAGGATCGGCTGTGAATGGAGAGAGACAAATTGCTCTCGGCagattttattcattatttccacAGTACATGGATGAGTCCAGTAACAATCGTGCACTGAGACGAATGTTATCCCTTCGTATTCGCAATGTAAACTCGTCAACATCATATGACAGGAATCCAAGGAGTGGACAAAGTTCGGTGCAAAggcatttttttgttttgtcgtGTTTGGTTTTCTAAAGAAAAAcataaatattatcaattatGTCGTTATTTCCAGTAAATTGTAaagtagaaaatttcaaattgcttgaaattccttaaaattgacaaaaaacttGTCGACTTTCTTCaaaccatgaaaaattttctatgctTTTAATAAATCATGCTGAATATCAAGACCGCTTCGAAAAATGCTTCCTTCCCTCGTATTGGATATTACGCAGAACCATATCAACATAAAAAACAATTCGCTAATGTTAAAGAGATAATAAATCTAAAACAAATAATCCAATAGGAGTGACTTACTCATAAACGTCCACAGCAATTTCCTTGAGACCATCCTTACTCGGATTGATCTTACTGTACGGCTGCACCACTGGAAGTCCCAGTGGGGTTACCCACTCAATATTCTTGCCCTTCATGGTCGATATGACTTTAGCGCAGTCAGTAAACCAGTCCTGAATCTGTCTAGCACTATCAAACATAGATCTCAAGCTCTCAAAAGTTTTTTGCGCAAGATACAAACTAGCGCTCCAGACGAATTCTTGAGGAAATCCTTCGAGATCCTTCAACTGTCTGGCAATTTGCAACCTCGCCCCAAACTTTGTCACCCCATAGACAGTAGTCATTACGGTCTGTTTAATGACCTTCCTCGTGACAAAGCCATCGAGCACTTGTGCCACTTCAACCCCATTACTGGCATCTGTCTTCCTGATGTCGTCCACCATCGCAGCAACACTGGAGTAAACATCTTGAGGAGCCCGACTTGGATGTAGATTAACACTCTCAGCTCCAGGCTTATCCCTTCCAAGAGCTGCATAATGCTGCAGACCATTACAGCTGCCGTCCTGATGAATTGGGAACCTGCAAATGTACTCCTCAGGGTTGGGAGACTTTAAAGCATTGGATATCTCTATGCAGGCAGCTAGGGTCTGCCAGGGCTCATCGGATGTCGTCCACCACATCTCCCCGTCCATGGGCCTCTCAGCGCTGTCCAAAATCTTATCGAGGATTTCATTGGCGTACTTTATCCTCTCGCTGATGGGCTCCCTCTTTTTGAACCCTGTGAGGTTAATGCAGTGAATCTTGAGCCAGTCAAGACCATTTGGACCCAGTGGCTTACCCAAAGCAAATACTAGCATAGATCTAGCAAGGTCAGAGCCCAGATGGTTTAAATGTGGAGGCACTGGGTAGACTCTCCCCCTGAAGTCCATATTATGTGGTAGCCAAAACGTTCTCTTCCTGAAATGATTGGCTAACGATAACCTGTACAGAGCATCGCACCAGAGGGAGTACATTTCCCCCTTTCTCCTCCTGATGTCCATCCTGGCCTTATAAATATTCTTTCTCTCGCTTTCACTACAGTCAGGCGTAAGTAAAGGTGCAGGAGCTAGAACTGACGGTGGCTGTGGTACATTAAGCCTCTCCGATCCTCCATTCCTGAAGATCTTGATGGCTAGATCTAGGATAGTAGTGTTTACTGTCCAGGGAATGGAACCTAGCTGATTGAGACAGTCTAATGACGGCCACAGTTGACGTTTCGGGATTGCTTCCAAACGCTTCCACTGTTCCATGGCATACATGGGAATTCTAACGACATCACTTCGCAGTAAGAGATATCCACCATTGTTCACTGATGACCAGGGTTTTGGAGGGCACTCCGAGGGTACGAGGGCTGTGTCAAATTTCAGTGTTTCTGGTTGGGACTCCCTGTAGATTTTCGAGAGGATTGGATGAGGTTTTATTTCCTCGACAAGATATTTCTGATTGTTGTTTCTGAATAATGTGTAGAAAGCCGGGAGGAAGTGCTTGGTTTTGCTGCATGGTCTCACCGTACTTACGTCCAGCTTGATATCCTTGAGAATTATTTGATACAGGAATTTTCCCACTGCGATTTGGAGGTTTACAGGCCATCCAATGCACGCCAGTTCCAGTTTTAAGTCTCTTGACACTTCTGATGTTATTCTTTGCCAAGCTGTTCTGCTGTTAACACCATCTACTCTTTCTACGTACCACTGACTATACTTGGAATAGACCTTGTTCATGCCCTCCAGGTAGCCGTTGTCCTTGCTCTCCCGGATTTCGTATTTATCGTTTATGTACTTTCCGAGATTCTTGCACAGATATGAGAAAGAGGGACTAAAGGTTTCGGAACCATCTGCTAGGCGCCAGATTTCTCGGAGGATGGCTTTCACGTATTCTTCCTTATCGAGAACACAGAGGCAGGGGTAGAGGACCATTGCGTTCGGTATTGGCTGATGCTCGCGACTTTTCAGTGCCTTTAGGTCGCGATCAAAGGCTGCTGATGCTGTTCTCTTCCATTCTTCTTCTAATTCCATTATCAAGGATTTGTAATAGGGAACTATTGATTTTGAATTGTCAAATTTTTCGATACTTTTTACCTCTACGGAACCGTCCATCTCGTTTTTTATCTATAATGATTGAGGTAATCAATGTCAATGGAATCTGAGttagatggaaattttttttatttaaaaaaaatatcgcaaaTCTATCAATCAAAATTCAGAAATGTAATATTTGATAGAATATCACTAACCTGCTGTGCATATCTCTTTGTGAGATCATTCCTGGAGAGAACATTCTCAGCCGGACTTTCCCCTTTTCCCCCATCTGGCCTGATCCTGTTCAATAGCTGACAATCGTAAGACTCATCTTCCACCTCAGCTTTAGGTTGAAACACCGGGTTCAATATTTGAATTCCCTTTAGCACATTAAAGTACTGATCCTTCCTTAGCTGTGAGTGTTGCATGACGTCATCAAAGCTGATATTATCCTCTTTCATTTGCTCATGGGTGTCTATCAAAATTCTCAATGCCTCTTTTGTCTGATCAAGCCTCCCCACGCTCTCGAAGATAGCAGCATATGTCTTGGCGGTTGGCTTCAGCTGGTccactttaattattttgaggaACTCCTGGATCTTTTTAAGATTCCCCGAGGATGCATAGGCTTGCAGTAGGATGTTACAGAGGCTAATGTCAGCCACCTTCGGACATTTAAATTTGTTGGTACGTTTGCGGTAATGCATTATAGTGTGATAGGCCCTCCCTATCATTCCAGTGCTCACGCAAACCCTCAGGTAAGCGTTAAGAGTCCTCACGAGACTCTCCCTCTTCGCCTGGTCATGAACTTCCTTTAGCCTAACAATTTCAGCAACATCtggcttttttttcttcatggaTTTTTTAGAGGATTGGATGAGCTTCGGGGGGTCTGGCTCCTCTTCCAACGCTTGCTGAGCCTGATCCTCTGGAATTGAATTCAGCAAGGATCGACTTTTTATTATCGAAGCTGTGTCTGACGTCCCGGAGATTTCGGAAGTTTCCAGATCGTCCAGCACTGTCATTCCTAGCTTGTGAGTGTCGGCGTGCATCCGCAGAGAATCCTCGATTAGAGAGGATCCCTGTAGGTCCAGCAGCTTCTGAGTAGCCTCGTTATTGCTGTCCGTTGTTATTTTTGCGTTTGAAATGTTCAGTAAATTTGTGCGTTTCATTCTGTGGAGTTTGTCTAGCGTTATGTCCGGCTGTCTTATCAATTGAGACAAATGGGACGCGTTTAATGTTCGGACGGCTGCTCGACGATTGCTTGTAAGGCTGTCGGTGACTAGAGGCACAATGATGAGGTAATTTTATaatgttaattaaaataaaaataaataattcccaaAAACAAGATATTTAAAGCTGAGCTGTAGTGCAGAATATATAGCTAATtaaattccatttaatttaaatgttaattttaatGGATGGGAGCGAATtgtgaaaatgataattaccTTCTAATAGCTCGGCATATCTCTTCGGCTTGCGCTTTAGTTTTTTTACCATTGGTAATATTGCTGTATTGATTGTTGTTGTCTGGTGTCGAACTTGGGAAAACTTCGGATCTATTTaggtttataaaaataaagctTGAATTTGTCATGAATTGCTtatgttaaaataaaaaagtagAAGTGTATAAGATGTAATGGCAGTATTTTGTTCCatatgaaaaatggaattgataaacaaaactgccaatataaaatatatcaaCAATACTGaccatgataaaaataaacattgataACTGTATTGACACTGTCCGCCTATTTATTCCTTACATAACCACCCCACTGACATTTTTAAATCCGTAGTTATTCAGATTTACgtcaatattaaataatagTCATGCAACAAAAAACAATAACTCACTCCTTGGGACTTTGCAGTGATGCACATGACAAAATGAGCACAGTTTCTCACCCGGCTCCGTGTAAATATGCAGAGGACCAGTGTAAGCATTTTTGATAGATACTCTCTGGGCTTTTATGAGACGATACATAATTATTCGATTTAATGACAAGTACTtggagaattaaaaaacttGGAGATTATTTAGAGACAATGGTTGAAGAGAGCCGCATGAAGTGGCCATTGCTCTATCATGATCATTCATTCGCATTgcacacatttttttattggttatCCGGATACTTTTGGAAGCTTCTCAACGGACGACGAGAAGTTGAGAGTTTCCGGTTCATAATCTTTGATATTATGGAAAGAATTTCTGATCCCTCATTGGACAACGCGGACCAATCAAGCATGAGCTAAAGCACTTCTTCAAGCCAACCAAAAGCTGCCACACGAGAGAACCAAATGCAATCAAAAGAGACAATCCATGTTGCCGGCACGTCGTTCGACAAGTTtatactgtttttttttccaatttgtaaTCCACGTTTAATATACGAATATGTCTAGTGGAAAAGTGCTCTGAGTGTGTGCATGCTATCCACGTGTTAATGATTAAAATCCGCGCTCGTTGTCAGGACAGTAACACGAAAATCAGACGTTTTCTACTGCGAATTCACCGGATTAACCAACAAATACAGGTTCCTCGCGTCCTGTTGAAGTTTGACAACTGATCATCTCTAGACACTTGCTCCAtaataaattgttcattttttaaattgaattgttgTACATACGAAGCTACTTATCGGCGGTAAAATGAATCGGAATTTATTGGTGCTGGGGATCAGCATATTGGTGGGATTTTTATGCCTCGGACGTATTAATGGGCTTGCCGTTATGAGTGTTGATATCGGCAGCGAATGGATGAAAGTTGCCATTGTTTCGGTAAATATGTTTAATTATAACAGTTTGTATCTTTAGGTTATCTATTCTGGGAGGAGAAATTGCTGTATGAACAGTAATCTATCATTTTTCTGGAGTGCTGTTCAATTGGAAAGCTTGGAATTTGACTTGGTTCAGTAGTATAATGACGCAATGATGGACTTTTGGGACATAGCAGAGtggaatttaaaatatttgaactTATGCCGTAGTTCTTTTATGAACGTTTACAaggaattaaaatttcttcaaatcGCTGCATTTGATGAAAAGATATTGAATAAACAAACTTTGCTTTCCTTTGGGTTCAATTCTTTATTTTGGAACAATATAAGGCTTTTTTCTCCTGATAAATGGAAGTAAGATGTAGGTGAGGCTGAGTACATTCTATTCCTCGATGTTACATTTACATTTAAATTTTAGCCTGGAGTGCCAATGGAAATAGCTCTAAACAAagaatcaaaaagaaaaacCCCAGCAGTGATAGCATTCCGAGAAGACGAGCGCCTCTTCGGTGAAGATGCCCAAGTAGTGGGTGTTCGCTTCCCAAAGAATAGTTTCTCCTATATTCTGGACCTCCTGGGGAAGTCCATAGACAATCCAATAGTTTCCCTCTATCAAAAGCGTTTCCCCTACCATGATATAATCGCCGACGAGGAGCGTAACACAATAGCCTTCAGGATTGATGACGGAACGATCTTCACTCCAGAAGAGCTTCTAGCTCAGCTGCTTCACAAAGCCAAAGAGATGGCTGAGAATTCCGCAGGGCAGAAGATCAAGGAGGCAGTGATAACAATTCCTGGTTTCTTCAACCAAGCAGAGAGGAGAGCCATGATTCAAGCAGCAGAGTTGGCAGACATAAAAGCTCTTCAGCTCATCAATGATTACACCGCAGTTGCTCTCAACTACGGAATCTTCCACAGGAATGAGTTCAATGATACGGCACAGTACATCATGTTCTACGATATGGGGGCGAGCTCAACAACGGCGACTGTTGTCAGCTATCAAAACGTCAAAACTAAGGACCGAGGATACGTCGAAACTCACCCACAAGTGAGCATCCTTGGGGTGGGGTATGACAGAACTCTTGGGGGTCTTGAGGTCCAAACGAGATTGCAACACTACCTGGCTGAGGAGTTCAATAAACTCAAAAAGACAAGGTCATCTGTTTTCGATAGCCCGAGGGCTATGGCGAAACTCTTCAAGGAAGCTGGAAGAGTTAAAAATGTTCTGAGTGCCAATGCTGATCATTACGCACAGATTGAGGGACTCCTCGATGAACAGGACTTCAAACTTCAGGTGACAAGAGATAAACTCGAGGAATTGGCTGCGGATGTTATGGAACGAGTCACTGTGCCAATTAAAATAGCTCTGGACACCTCACAGCTGGCGATGGATGTGATTAGCCAAGTTATTCTTGTTGGGGCTGCCACTAGGATGCCCAAGGTTCAAGAGATATTACacaaatatttgaatataGAACTTTCGAAGAATATTAATACTGATGAGGCTTCTGTACTTGGGGCTGTCTACAAAGCTGCTGATCTCAGT
This DNA window, taken from Diachasmimorpha longicaudata isolate KC_UGA_2023 chromosome 8, iyDiaLong2, whole genome shotgun sequence, encodes the following:
- the Polrmt gene encoding DNA-directed RNA polymerase, mitochondrial isoform X1 translates to MYRLIKAQRVSIKNAYTGPLHIYTEPGEKLCSFCHVHHCKVPRNPKFSQVRHQTTTINTAILPMVKKLKRKPKRYAELLEVTDSLTSNRRAAVRTLNASHLSQLIRQPDITLDKLHRMKRTNLLNISNAKITTDSNNEATQKLLDLQGSSLIEDSLRMHADTHKLGMTVLDDLETSEISGTSDTASIIKSRSLLNSIPEDQAQQALEEEPDPPKLIQSSKKSMKKKKPDVAEIVRLKEVHDQAKRESLVRTLNAYLRVCVSTGMIGRAYHTIMHYRKRTNKFKCPKVADISLCNILLQAYASSGNLKKIQEFLKIIKVDQLKPTAKTYAAIFESVGRLDQTKEALRILIDTHEQMKEDNISFDDVMQHSQLRKDQYFNVLKGIQILNPVFQPKAEVEDESYDCQLLNRIRPDGGKGESPAENVLSRNDLTKRYAQQIKNEMDGSVEVKSIEKFDNSKSIVPYYKSLIMELEEEWKRTASAAFDRDLKALKSREHQPIPNAMVLYPCLCVLDKEEYVKAILREIWRLADGSETFSPSFSYLCKNLGKYINDKYEIRESKDNGYLEGMNKVYSKYSQWYVERVDGVNSRTAWQRITSEVSRDLKLELACIGWPVNLQIAVGKFLYQIILKDIKLDVSTVRPCSKTKHFLPAFYTLFRNNNQKYLVEEIKPHPILSKIYRESQPETLKFDTALVPSECPPKPWSSVNNGGYLLLRSDVVRIPMYAMEQWKRLEAIPKRQLWPSLDCLNQLGSIPWTVNTTILDLAIKIFRNGGSERLNVPQPPSVLAPAPLLTPDCSESERKNIYKARMDIRRRKGEMYSLWCDALYRLSLANHFRKRTFWLPHNMDFRGRVYPVPPHLNHLGSDLARSMLVFALGKPLGPNGLDWLKIHCINLTGFKKREPISERIKYANEILDKILDSAERPMDGEMWWTTSDEPWQTLAACIEISNALKSPNPEEYICRFPIHQDGSCNGLQHYAALGRDKPGAESVNLHPSRAPQDVYSSVAAMVDDIRKTDASNGVEVAQVLDGFVTRKVIKQTVMTTVYGVTKFGARLQIARQLKDLEGFPQEFVWSASLYLAQKTFESLRSMFDSARQIQDWFTDCAKVISTMKGKNIEWVTPLGLPVVQPYSKINPSKDGLKEIAVDVYEKPNTTKQKNAFAPNFVHSLDSCHMMLTSLHCEYEGITFVSVHDCYWTHPCTVEIMNKICREQFVSLHSQPILENLSDFFVKHYIGTHHDDLEHKKDLEFDLSMRKLKHTLTSLPTKGCFDLNSVLKSTFFFS
- the Polrmt gene encoding DNA-directed RNA polymerase, mitochondrial isoform X2, whose translation is MVKKLKRKPKRYAELLEVTDSLTSNRRAAVRTLNASHLSQLIRQPDITLDKLHRMKRTNLLNISNAKITTDSNNEATQKLLDLQGSSLIEDSLRMHADTHKLGMTVLDDLETSEISGTSDTASIIKSRSLLNSIPEDQAQQALEEEPDPPKLIQSSKKSMKKKKPDVAEIVRLKEVHDQAKRESLVRTLNAYLRVCVSTGMIGRAYHTIMHYRKRTNKFKCPKVADISLCNILLQAYASSGNLKKIQEFLKIIKVDQLKPTAKTYAAIFESVGRLDQTKEALRILIDTHEQMKEDNISFDDVMQHSQLRKDQYFNVLKGIQILNPVFQPKAEVEDESYDCQLLNRIRPDGGKGESPAENVLSRNDLTKRYAQQIKNEMDGSVEVKSIEKFDNSKSIVPYYKSLIMELEEEWKRTASAAFDRDLKALKSREHQPIPNAMVLYPCLCVLDKEEYVKAILREIWRLADGSETFSPSFSYLCKNLGKYINDKYEIRESKDNGYLEGMNKVYSKYSQWYVERVDGVNSRTAWQRITSEVSRDLKLELACIGWPVNLQIAVGKFLYQIILKDIKLDVSTVRPCSKTKHFLPAFYTLFRNNNQKYLVEEIKPHPILSKIYRESQPETLKFDTALVPSECPPKPWSSVNNGGYLLLRSDVVRIPMYAMEQWKRLEAIPKRQLWPSLDCLNQLGSIPWTVNTTILDLAIKIFRNGGSERLNVPQPPSVLAPAPLLTPDCSESERKNIYKARMDIRRRKGEMYSLWCDALYRLSLANHFRKRTFWLPHNMDFRGRVYPVPPHLNHLGSDLARSMLVFALGKPLGPNGLDWLKIHCINLTGFKKREPISERIKYANEILDKILDSAERPMDGEMWWTTSDEPWQTLAACIEISNALKSPNPEEYICRFPIHQDGSCNGLQHYAALGRDKPGAESVNLHPSRAPQDVYSSVAAMVDDIRKTDASNGVEVAQVLDGFVTRKVIKQTVMTTVYGVTKFGARLQIARQLKDLEGFPQEFVWSASLYLAQKTFESLRSMFDSARQIQDWFTDCAKVISTMKGKNIEWVTPLGLPVVQPYSKINPSKDGLKEIAVDVYEKPNTTKQKNAFAPNFVHSLDSCHMMLTSLHCEYEGITFVSVHDCYWTHPCTVEIMNKICREQFVSLHSQPILENLSDFFVKHYIGTHHDDLEHKKDLEFDLSMRKLKHTLTSLPTKGCFDLNSVLKSTFFFS